Proteins from a single region of Rhodovibrio salinarum DSM 9154:
- a CDS encoding MFS transporter, whose amino-acid sequence MTSPARVWSNVATLSLCQGLAMSASALVVTVTALVGRQLAPDAGLATLPLGLQYLTMTLAAVPIARSMQRFGRRLGFSLGHGAGVAGGLAGCEAVLTADFALYCLASVLIGLYVGHSFHHRFAAAETADTVRSVDRDRALGLVLAGGVLAALAGPQLAAWSKDLFAPVTFAGSWLAVSGLAGLGLVVVQTLELPQAAVPGRRASWSQARRLLRRPAFALAMAAAAVAYAAMNLVMTVTPVAILDCHLPFAAAAFVIQWHVFAMHAPSFFTGDLIRRLGARLVMGAGVALMTGSAAINATGITLPHFLGALVLLGVGWNFLFVSATALLVRSYTQEEAAIAQGVNDTVLFATIAVSALGAGWLYDHFGWIVLNAAILVPLLVVAAGLTVMGRPSQAVPIRADD is encoded by the coding sequence ATGACCAGCCCAGCCCGCGTATGGTCGAACGTCGCGACCCTGTCCTTGTGCCAGGGTCTGGCGATGAGTGCCTCGGCGCTCGTGGTCACGGTGACCGCGTTGGTCGGGCGCCAGCTGGCACCCGACGCAGGGCTCGCGACCCTGCCGCTGGGATTGCAATACCTGACGATGACCCTGGCCGCCGTCCCGATCGCCCGCAGCATGCAGCGGTTCGGGCGCCGGCTGGGGTTTTCGTTGGGCCACGGCGCCGGAGTCGCGGGCGGGCTGGCCGGCTGCGAAGCGGTTCTGACGGCCGACTTCGCACTGTACTGTCTGGCATCCGTTCTGATCGGCCTGTACGTCGGCCATTCCTTCCACCACCGCTTCGCGGCGGCGGAGACCGCGGACACGGTGCGATCGGTCGACCGGGACCGCGCGCTCGGTCTCGTTCTGGCGGGCGGCGTTCTGGCCGCCCTGGCGGGCCCGCAGCTCGCGGCTTGGTCGAAGGACCTGTTCGCACCGGTGACCTTTGCCGGCAGCTGGCTGGCGGTGTCCGGGCTCGCGGGGCTCGGCCTGGTGGTCGTACAAACCCTGGAGCTTCCGCAAGCAGCGGTCCCCGGAAGGCGGGCTAGCTGGAGCCAGGCCCGCCGGCTGCTTCGCCGGCCCGCGTTCGCGCTCGCAATGGCCGCGGCGGCGGTGGCGTACGCGGCGATGAACCTGGTGATGACGGTGACACCGGTTGCGATTCTGGACTGCCACCTGCCCTTCGCGGCGGCGGCGTTCGTTATCCAGTGGCACGTGTTCGCCATGCATGCCCCATCCTTCTTCACGGGCGACCTGATTCGCCGGTTGGGCGCACGCCTGGTCATGGGCGCCGGGGTGGCTTTGATGACCGGCAGTGCGGCCATCAATGCTACCGGGATCACGCTGCCGCATTTCTTGGGCGCGCTCGTGCTGCTGGGGGTCGGCTGGAACTTCCTGTTCGTCAGCGCGACCGCGCTGCTTGTGCGCAGCTACACACAGGAAGAGGCGGCCATCGCACAAGGCGTCAACGACACGGTCCTATTCGCCACGATCGCGGTCTCGGCGCTGGGCGCCGGCTGGCTTTACGACCATTTCGGCTGGATCGTGTTGAACGCCGCAATCCTGGTTCCGCTCCTGGTCGTGGCAGCCGGCCTGACGGTGATGGGCCGGCCGTCGCAGGCAGTGCCAATCCGGGCCGACGACTGA
- a CDS encoding SCO family protein — translation MSTLRRSLLVAVAVAAVLAAAVAAWTLAPGSDQERSASGSAAIGGPFELVNTAGETVTPEDFDGRYRLIYFGYTYCPDVCPSSLMDMSRALDRLAETAPAKAKRVVPIFITIDPQRDTVEVMRNYVENFHPRMVGLTGSEQQVKTAADAYRVYYEKVSPEQYYDSEAAADRSDADYLMAHSSYIFLMGPDGEYITNFKFKQTPAEIAEGLAQHVEPQ, via the coding sequence ATGTCTACGTTGCGCCGAAGCTTGTTGGTCGCGGTCGCCGTGGCCGCCGTCCTCGCCGCGGCTGTCGCCGCATGGACACTCGCGCCCGGCTCCGACCAAGAGCGGAGCGCTTCAGGATCGGCCGCGATCGGCGGGCCGTTTGAACTGGTCAACACCGCGGGCGAGACGGTAACGCCCGAGGACTTCGACGGCCGCTATCGCCTGATCTATTTCGGCTACACCTACTGCCCCGATGTCTGCCCGAGCTCGTTAATGGACATGAGTCGGGCACTGGACCGGCTGGCGGAGACCGCGCCGGCGAAAGCGAAACGTGTCGTCCCGATCTTCATCACCATCGATCCGCAGCGCGACACGGTCGAGGTGATGCGGAACTACGTCGAGAACTTCCATCCGCGCATGGTCGGGCTTACGGGCAGCGAACAGCAGGTCAAAACGGCAGCCGACGCCTACCGCGTCTACTACGAGAAGGTCTCCCCCGAGCAGTATTACGACAGCGAGGCCGCCGCGGACCGTAGCGACGCCGACTACCTGATGGCCCATTCCTCCTACATCTTCCTGATGGGGCCGGACGGTGAGTACATCACGAACTTCAAGTTCAAGCAGACCCCTGCCGAGATCGCTGAAGGGCTCGCCCAGCATGTCGAGCCACAGTAA
- the xseA gene encoding exodeoxyribonuclease VII large subunit — MPFESDADPRGDNQPIFTVTELGQAVKKTVEGAFERVRVRGEISRPSFPASGHVYFRLKDENAVLDAVCFRGMKQKLAMLPEDGLEVIASGRLTTYAGKSSYQIIVDSLEMAGEGALLKLLEERKKKLAAEGLFAEERKRPLPYLPGVVGVITSPTGSVIRDILHRLADRFPRHVLVWPVSVQGEACAPQVTAAIQGFNALTKDGPVPRPDVLIVARGGGSLEDLWGFNEEAVVRAAAASEIPLISAVGHETDTTLIDFAADRRAPTPTAAAEIAVPVKSELVNLVADFERRLIGAATRSLENRRTHLEGLARGLPDPKRKLEESWQSLDDLSARLDGSGDRFLRQRRESADNLGLRLPTPTQRIAQVRERLDNLGERVATAGRRRIERVRDRFDGLDADRRLAQATDLTVRDARQRAEELGRLLEGYSYQATLQRGFAVVYADGQVATRAHEISAGQHLDITFADARVAAVAGPGDGPAPSSPAETSTPNQTQPVKKTAKPRGKPTESKPGGDGQGSLL, encoded by the coding sequence ATGCCGTTCGAGTCCGACGCCGACCCGCGTGGCGACAACCAGCCGATCTTTACCGTCACCGAGCTCGGCCAGGCGGTGAAGAAAACGGTCGAAGGCGCGTTCGAGCGGGTGCGCGTGCGCGGCGAGATTTCGCGGCCCAGTTTTCCGGCGAGCGGCCACGTCTACTTCCGGCTGAAGGACGAGAACGCGGTGCTCGACGCCGTCTGTTTCCGCGGCATGAAGCAGAAGCTCGCGATGCTGCCGGAGGACGGGTTGGAGGTGATCGCCTCCGGTCGGCTGACCACCTACGCTGGCAAGTCGAGCTACCAGATCATCGTCGACTCGCTGGAGATGGCGGGCGAGGGCGCGCTGCTCAAGCTGCTGGAGGAGCGCAAGAAAAAGCTCGCCGCCGAAGGGCTGTTCGCCGAGGAACGCAAGCGCCCGCTGCCCTACCTGCCGGGCGTCGTCGGCGTCATTACCTCGCCCACGGGCTCGGTCATCCGGGATATTCTGCACCGTCTGGCCGATCGCTTCCCGCGTCACGTGCTGGTCTGGCCGGTGTCGGTACAGGGCGAGGCGTGCGCGCCGCAGGTCACCGCCGCGATCCAGGGCTTCAACGCGCTGACGAAGGATGGGCCCGTGCCGCGGCCGGACGTGCTGATCGTGGCGCGTGGCGGCGGCAGCCTGGAAGACCTCTGGGGCTTTAACGAGGAAGCCGTGGTGCGCGCCGCGGCGGCCTCCGAGATCCCGCTGATCTCCGCGGTCGGGCACGAGACCGATACGACCCTGATCGACTTCGCCGCCGACCGGCGTGCGCCCACGCCGACGGCCGCGGCGGAGATCGCGGTGCCGGTGAAGAGCGAGTTGGTGAACCTGGTCGCCGATTTCGAGCGGCGGCTGATCGGGGCGGCGACGCGTAGCCTAGAGAACCGGCGCACCCACCTCGAAGGGCTGGCCCGTGGCCTGCCCGATCCCAAGCGCAAGCTGGAAGAATCCTGGCAGTCCCTGGACGACCTGTCCGCGCGCCTGGACGGGTCGGGCGACCGGTTCCTGCGCCAGCGCCGGGAGAGCGCGGACAACCTGGGCCTGCGCCTGCCCACGCCGACCCAGCGGATCGCCCAGGTACGCGAACGCCTCGACAATCTGGGCGAGCGCGTCGCGACCGCCGGCCGTCGCCGGATCGAGCGTGTCCGCGACCGTTTCGACGGCCTGGACGCTGACCGGCGGTTGGCGCAGGCGACCGACCTCACCGTCCGCGACGCACGCCAGCGGGCGGAGGAACTGGGGCGGCTGCTGGAAGGCTACAGCTATCAGGCGACGCTGCAGCGCGGCTTCGCCGTGGTCTATGCCGATGGTCAGGTCGCCACCCGCGCCCACGAAATCTCGGCCGGCCAGCACTTGGACATCACCTTCGCCGATGCCCGCGTCGCGGCTGTGGCGGGGCCGGGCGACGGCCCCGCGCCCTCGTCACCGGCGGAGACCTCCACGCCAAATCAGACTCAACCGGTTAAGAAAACCGCCAAACCGCGCGGCAAGCCGACGGAGAGCAAGCCGGGCGGCGACGGGCAGGGGTCGCTCTTGTAG
- the purD gene encoding phosphoribosylamine--glycine ligase, whose protein sequence is MKILVVGGGGREHALCWALAASPLCDELYCAPGNAGIAEEATCLEIAADDVDALVKAASDKAVDLVVVGPEAPLVAGLVDALEAAGIRAFGPSKAAAELEGSKAFAKYLCDQHGIPTAAFQRFTDPAEAKAYVASQPLPIVVKADGLAAGKGVTVCQSHAEAERAIEEALVDKRFGAAGDSVIVEECLTGQEVSAFALVDGDTALMLPCAQDHKAAYDGDTGPNTGGMGAYSPTPLVDEATAEVIQSTILQPTVDAMKAEGRPFKGLLYAGLMMTPDGPKVLEYNVRFGDPECQVLMMRLMSDLLPALLAACDGVLDSFDMRWFAETAVSVVLAARGYPGSYEKGEAIGGLEALKELDDVIAFHAGTKADGDGTVRSNGGRVLTMTALGGSIEEARQRAYTAIDQIDWPGGFCRRDIGWHALGKLTIETED, encoded by the coding sequence ATGAAGATTCTGGTTGTCGGCGGCGGCGGCCGCGAGCACGCGCTGTGTTGGGCGCTCGCCGCCTCGCCGCTTTGCGACGAACTGTACTGCGCCCCTGGCAACGCCGGCATCGCGGAGGAAGCGACCTGCCTGGAGATCGCCGCGGACGACGTCGACGCCCTGGTCAAGGCCGCGAGCGACAAGGCGGTCGACCTGGTCGTCGTCGGACCGGAAGCGCCCTTGGTCGCGGGCCTGGTCGACGCGCTGGAGGCCGCTGGCATCCGGGCCTTCGGGCCATCCAAGGCCGCCGCCGAGCTGGAGGGCTCCAAGGCGTTCGCCAAGTACCTCTGTGACCAGCACGGTATCCCGACCGCCGCCTTCCAGCGCTTCACCGACCCCGCCGAGGCCAAGGCCTACGTCGCCAGCCAACCGCTGCCGATCGTGGTCAAAGCCGATGGGCTGGCCGCCGGCAAGGGCGTGACCGTCTGCCAGAGCCACGCCGAAGCCGAGCGCGCGATCGAGGAAGCGTTGGTCGACAAACGCTTCGGCGCGGCCGGCGACAGCGTGATCGTCGAGGAATGCTTGACCGGCCAGGAAGTCAGCGCGTTCGCCCTGGTCGACGGCGACACCGCGCTGATGCTGCCGTGCGCGCAGGATCACAAGGCCGCCTACGACGGCGACACGGGCCCCAACACCGGCGGCATGGGCGCCTACTCCCCAACCCCGCTGGTCGATGAGGCGACCGCCGAGGTGATCCAAAGCACCATCCTGCAGCCGACCGTCGACGCGATGAAGGCTGAGGGACGGCCCTTCAAGGGGCTGCTCTACGCCGGGCTGATGATGACGCCGGACGGGCCGAAGGTGCTGGAATACAACGTGCGCTTCGGCGACCCCGAATGCCAGGTGCTGATGATGCGCCTGATGTCGGACCTGTTGCCGGCACTTCTGGCGGCATGCGACGGCGTGCTGGACAGCTTCGACATGCGCTGGTTCGCCGAAACGGCCGTCTCCGTCGTGCTGGCCGCGCGCGGCTATCCCGGCAGCTACGAAAAGGGCGAGGCGATCGGCGGGTTGGAGGCACTCAAGGAACTCGACGACGTGATCGCCTTCCACGCCGGCACCAAGGCCGATGGCGACGGAACGGTCCGCTCCAACGGGGGGCGCGTACTGACCATGACCGCGCTCGGCGGATCGATCGAGGAGGCACGCCAGCGCGCCTATACCGCGATCGACCAGATCGACTGGCCGGGCGGCTTCTGCCGTCGGGATATCGGCTGGCACGCGCTCGGCAAGCTGACGATCGAGACGGAGGACTAA
- a CDS encoding Crp/Fnr family transcriptional regulator produces MPGKIVTLSRVAAAVRWERPDKPMESTITSPGAQALFKRLTPFATLSDREQQALGDAVYQSGRRVRRGADLVAQGRHKPEGYIVLRGWAARYKTLSDGRRQVLSFLIPGDVVGLFGGISPPAVSAVTALSELEVVPFRPTDVFAVAVRSPRLTAAMIWVVMGEQEVLAEHMVSLGRRSARERVAHLFLELRARLQMRGLADATHLNVPLTQNVIADTLGLSVVHVNRTLRQLAAEGLLAVKRESVTILDSVQLCAVTGFDEDYLRQHTMPKDLDAELAKLPSRL; encoded by the coding sequence ATGCCCGGGAAGATTGTGACGCTAAGCCGGGTCGCTGCGGCCGTGCGTTGGGAGCGTCCAGACAAGCCGATGGAAAGCACGATAACGTCGCCGGGTGCGCAGGCACTGTTCAAGAGGTTGACGCCGTTCGCCACCCTTTCCGACCGGGAGCAACAGGCCCTGGGTGATGCGGTGTACCAATCCGGTCGCCGGGTACGCCGTGGTGCCGATTTGGTCGCCCAGGGGAGACACAAGCCGGAAGGTTATATCGTTCTCCGGGGCTGGGCCGCGCGGTACAAAACGCTGTCCGATGGCCGGCGGCAGGTTCTGTCGTTCCTGATACCGGGGGACGTGGTCGGGTTGTTCGGGGGCATTTCCCCGCCGGCTGTAAGCGCGGTCACGGCGCTAAGCGAGCTTGAAGTCGTTCCGTTCAGGCCCACGGACGTTTTCGCGGTGGCCGTGCGGTCGCCGCGCCTGACGGCCGCCATGATCTGGGTTGTTATGGGCGAGCAGGAAGTCCTGGCCGAACATATGGTCAGTCTTGGCCGACGGTCGGCGCGCGAGCGGGTGGCGCACCTGTTTCTAGAGCTGCGGGCCCGCTTACAGATGCGCGGGCTTGCCGATGCGACTCACCTTAATGTGCCCCTGACCCAGAACGTGATCGCGGACACGCTTGGCCTTTCGGTGGTGCACGTGAACCGCACGCTGCGCCAGCTCGCTGCCGAAGGCCTGTTGGCCGTAAAGCGGGAATCCGTGACCATCCTGGACAGCGTTCAGTTGTGCGCCGTGACTGGGTTCGATGAGGACTACCTGCGGCAGCACACCATGCCGAAGGACCTGGACGCGGAATTGGCCAAGCTGCCCAGCCGCCTTTGA
- a CDS encoding nucleoside deaminase translates to MTHQQSATQQTPMRRARALAEQAAAMGEVPVGAVVVSGDRNEIVAEAHNRVEADGDPCAHAELLAIRAATRALGHKWLEDCDLYVTLEPCAMCAAALALSRIRRVYFGAYDPKGGGVEHGARVFDQPQCNWRPEVIGGLDERACAALLEDFFRTRR, encoded by the coding sequence ATGACCCATCAGCAGAGCGCGACCCAGCAGACGCCGATGCGCCGCGCCCGCGCGCTGGCCGAGCAGGCCGCCGCGATGGGGGAGGTGCCCGTCGGCGCGGTCGTGGTTTCGGGCGACCGGAACGAGATCGTTGCCGAAGCGCACAATCGGGTGGAAGCTGACGGCGATCCCTGCGCGCATGCCGAACTGCTGGCGATCCGGGCGGCGACGCGGGCGCTGGGACACAAATGGCTGGAGGACTGCGACCTCTACGTCACGCTGGAGCCGTGCGCGATGTGCGCGGCGGCGCTGGCGCTGTCACGAATCCGCCGGGTCTATTTCGGGGCCTACGATCCCAAGGGCGGCGGCGTCGAGCACGGCGCCCGCGTCTTCGACCAGCCGCAGTGCAACTGGCGTCCGGAGGTGATCGGCGGTCTGGACGAGCGCGCCTGCGCCGCCTTGTTGGAAGATTTTTTCCGCACCCGACGGTAG
- a CDS encoding DUF3775 domain-containing protein — translation MLDTDLETICWLIVKVREFEVDDSMPTEAADDDSTLAPDPQETDEELGESDEVRAQDDPIYAEAKRVIDELNEDAQIELVALTWLGRGDYTGPDEWQEAVDEATNRHAEINAAEYLLGNPHVADYLEEGLSQLGLSCEGTDAFSM, via the coding sequence ATGCTGGATACCGACCTCGAGACGATTTGCTGGCTGATCGTCAAGGTGCGCGAATTCGAGGTGGACGACTCGATGCCGACAGAAGCCGCCGACGACGACAGTACGCTCGCGCCCGACCCGCAAGAAACCGACGAGGAACTGGGAGAATCGGACGAGGTCCGCGCCCAGGACGACCCGATCTACGCCGAGGCGAAGCGCGTGATCGACGAGCTGAACGAGGACGCGCAGATCGAGCTGGTCGCACTGACCTGGCTCGGCCGCGGCGACTACACCGGCCCGGACGAGTGGCAGGAGGCCGTCGACGAGGCCACCAACCGCCACGCCGAGATCAACGCCGCGGAGTACCTGCTGGGAAATCCGCACGTCGCCGACTACCTGGAGGAAGGTCTGAGTCAGCTCGGCCTGTCCTGCGAGGGCACCGACGCCTTCTCGATGTAG
- a CDS encoding gamma-glutamyl-gamma-aminobutyrate hydrolase family protein — protein sequence MSTRPLIGLSLDSEEAGGWSKMPWYALRQNYCTAVATAGGLPVALPHEAEAAEAYLDKLDGLVITGGAFDVDPSLFGADAKHETVKTKDARTRFELAILKGALARDLPILGICGGQQLLNVALGGTLIQHIPDSVPDALAHEQPNPRTEAGHSVTLVKGTRLHAICGADELQVNSAHHQAAADVGDGVVVNAWAPDGVIEGIEAPDRRFCIGVEWHPEFHISEGDARIFDAFIQAARDA from the coding sequence ATGTCGACGCGCCCCCTGATCGGTCTTTCGCTGGACAGCGAAGAGGCCGGCGGCTGGTCCAAGATGCCGTGGTACGCCCTGCGGCAGAACTACTGCACGGCCGTCGCCACCGCGGGCGGCCTGCCGGTCGCGCTACCGCACGAGGCGGAGGCCGCCGAGGCCTATCTCGACAAGCTGGACGGCCTGGTGATCACCGGCGGGGCGTTCGACGTCGACCCCAGCCTGTTCGGCGCGGACGCCAAGCACGAGACGGTCAAGACCAAGGACGCGCGCACCCGCTTCGAGCTGGCGATCCTGAAGGGCGCGCTGGCGCGCGACCTGCCGATCCTGGGGATCTGCGGCGGGCAGCAACTGCTGAACGTCGCGCTCGGCGGCACGCTGATCCAGCACATCCCCGACAGCGTGCCGGACGCGCTCGCCCACGAGCAGCCGAACCCGCGCACCGAGGCCGGGCACAGCGTGACCCTGGTCAAGGGCACCCGCCTGCACGCGATCTGCGGGGCGGACGAACTGCAGGTCAATTCCGCTCACCATCAGGCGGCCGCCGACGTCGGCGACGGCGTGGTGGTCAATGCCTGGGCCCCGGACGGCGTGATCGAGGGGATCGAGGCGCCGGACCGCCGGTTCTGCATCGGCGTGGAGTGGCACCCGGAATTCCACATCTCCGAGGGCGACGCCCGGATCTTCGACGCCTTCATCCAGGCCGCGCGGGACGCGTAA
- a CDS encoding pseudouridine synthase, which produces MSDKTDETRASGNAGAQRVAKLIARAGVCSRREAERLIEQGRVAVDDETLTTPAVTLDDPQRITIDGERLPQPEPTRIFRFHKPSGVVTTERDPEGRKTIYDILPPGLPRLMPVGRLDLTSEGLLLLTNDGALKRKLELPDTGWLRRYRVRVFGEPDPEQLATLQQGITVDGVRYGAIDAQVDTTSGANTWITVSLREGRNREVRRVMEHLGYRVNRLLRVAYGPFQLGSMKRGEVREVPPKVLAEQLGLEQSPARKTGTAKAKAPKNARKPDKPRKPAGTPSDRQTKQGKPHAHRRRTS; this is translated from the coding sequence ATGAGCGACAAGACGGACGAGACTCGCGCCTCCGGGAATGCGGGGGCCCAACGGGTCGCCAAGCTGATCGCGCGCGCCGGCGTGTGCTCGCGGCGGGAGGCCGAGCGGCTGATCGAGCAGGGCCGCGTCGCGGTCGACGACGAGACCCTGACGACACCGGCCGTCACGCTCGACGATCCCCAGCGGATCACAATCGACGGCGAGCGTCTGCCGCAGCCGGAGCCCACGCGCATCTTCCGCTTCCACAAGCCAAGCGGCGTGGTCACGACCGAGCGCGACCCCGAGGGCCGCAAGACGATCTACGACATCCTGCCCCCGGGACTGCCGCGGCTGATGCCGGTCGGCCGGCTCGACCTGACCTCCGAAGGGCTGCTGCTGCTGACCAACGATGGCGCGCTCAAGCGCAAGCTGGAGCTGCCGGATACCGGCTGGCTACGGCGGTACCGGGTGCGCGTGTTCGGCGAGCCGGACCCCGAGCAGCTTGCGACCCTGCAGCAGGGCATCACGGTCGACGGCGTGCGCTACGGCGCGATCGACGCGCAGGTCGACACCACCTCGGGCGCCAACACCTGGATCACCGTCTCGCTACGCGAAGGGCGCAACCGGGAGGTCCGGCGGGTGATGGAACACCTCGGCTACCGGGTGAACCGGCTGCTGCGCGTCGCCTACGGTCCCTTCCAGCTCGGCTCGATGAAACGCGGCGAGGTCCGGGAGGTGCCGCCCAAGGTATTGGCCGAGCAGTTGGGCCTGGAGCAGTCGCCGGCACGCAAGACCGGCACCGCCAAGGCCAAGGCGCCCAAGAACGCACGCAAACCGGACAAACCGCGCAAGCCGGCGGGCACGCCATCCGACCGCCAGACCAAACAGGGCAAGCCACATGCGCATCGTCGCCGGACGTCATAG
- the rsmD gene encoding 16S rRNA (guanine(966)-N(2))-methyltransferase RsmD, with amino-acid sequence MRIVAGRHRGRPLSAPAGEQTRPTSALTRESVFNILTHGKFAADGDPLQGATVLDGFAGAGANGLEALSRGATHAVFMESQAAAITALRENLSALDEHANATVVHGDCLHPARASRPCEVVFLDPPYRQGMAPPALRALWSSGWIAANALVVVELMKTEDLSVPEEFAEIDTRKYGKAKVIFLRAPAG; translated from the coding sequence ATGCGCATCGTCGCCGGACGTCATAGGGGCCGCCCGCTAAGCGCCCCCGCGGGCGAGCAGACGCGCCCGACCAGCGCGCTTACCCGGGAGTCCGTCTTCAACATCCTGACCCACGGCAAGTTCGCCGCCGACGGCGACCCGCTGCAGGGGGCGACCGTGCTCGACGGCTTCGCCGGTGCCGGCGCCAACGGGCTGGAGGCCTTGTCGCGCGGCGCCACGCACGCCGTGTTCATGGAAAGCCAGGCGGCTGCGATCACGGCTCTGCGTGAGAACCTGAGCGCGCTGGACGAACATGCCAACGCCACGGTGGTGCACGGCGACTGCCTGCATCCCGCGCGCGCAAGCCGGCCCTGCGAGGTCGTTTTCCTGGACCCGCCTTACCGCCAGGGCATGGCGCCACCCGCCCTGCGCGCGCTCTGGTCCAGCGGCTGGATCGCGGCCAACGCGCTGGTGGTGGTCGAGTTGATGAAGACCGAAGACCTGAGCGTGCCGGAGGAGTTCGCGGAAATCGATACCCGCAAGTACGGCAAGGCGAAGGTCATATTCCTGCGCGCACCGGCGGGGTGA
- a CDS encoding adenosine kinase: MADKNYKVVGIGNAVVDVLVNVEDSFLEKHGLTKGGMQLGDEETAERLYQAMPSGIECSGGSVGNTVAALGALGAKTGYIGKVADDELGLVYAHDMKANGVTFQADRADGQMTTARSLVAVTPDAQRTMYTSLGAAITLSKDDVDNDLIADAEVLLLEGYLFDSPQANEACHLALPAARKHATKTALSLSDAGCVERHLEEFRKVLDDGLDILLANEEEAKTLAGTGDVWSAVEWLKRDGLIAVVTRSENGSIVVDGGQTTEVAAVKPAQLEDTTGAGDMYAAGFLYGVTHGWSHADSGALGARLAAEAIAHLGARPRKDIKPLLQKAA, translated from the coding sequence TTGGCCGATAAGAACTACAAGGTTGTCGGGATCGGCAACGCGGTCGTCGACGTGCTGGTCAACGTCGAGGACAGCTTCCTGGAGAAGCACGGCCTGACCAAGGGCGGCATGCAGCTCGGCGACGAAGAAACGGCCGAGCGGCTATACCAGGCCATGCCGTCGGGCATCGAGTGTTCCGGCGGGTCGGTCGGCAATACCGTCGCCGCGCTCGGCGCGCTGGGGGCCAAGACTGGCTACATCGGCAAGGTCGCCGACGACGAGCTGGGCCTGGTCTACGCCCACGACATGAAGGCCAACGGCGTCACCTTCCAGGCCGACCGTGCGGACGGGCAGATGACCACCGCGCGTTCGCTGGTCGCGGTGACCCCGGATGCCCAGCGCACGATGTACACCTCGCTGGGCGCGGCGATCACGCTGTCCAAGGACGACGTCGACAACGACCTGATCGCGGACGCCGAGGTGCTGCTGCTCGAGGGCTATCTGTTCGACAGCCCGCAGGCGAACGAGGCCTGCCATCTCGCCCTGCCGGCGGCGCGCAAGCATGCCACCAAGACGGCGTTGAGTTTGTCGGACGCCGGCTGCGTCGAGCGTCATCTTGAGGAGTTCCGCAAGGTCCTCGACGACGGTCTCGATATCCTGCTCGCCAACGAGGAAGAGGCCAAGACCCTTGCCGGGACCGGCGATGTCTGGTCGGCGGTCGAATGGCTGAAGCGTGATGGTCTGATCGCTGTGGTCACCCGCAGCGAGAACGGCTCGATCGTGGTCGATGGCGGCCAGACGACCGAGGTCGCGGCGGTCAAGCCGGCACAGCTGGAGGACACCACCGGCGCGGGCGACATGTACGCCGCCGGCTTCCTCTACGGCGTCACGCACGGCTGGTCGCATGCCGACAGCGGCGCGCTTGGCGCCCGTCTGGCGGCGGAGGCGATCGCCCACCTGGGCGCCCGGCCGCGCAAGGACATCAAGCCGCTGCTGCAAAAGGCAGCGTAA